The following coding sequences are from one Lipingzhangella halophila window:
- the trxA gene encoding thioredoxin, translating to MATIELTKDNFNETLTENNFVLIDFWASWCGPCKQFAPVYEKASEEHTDLVFAKVDTEDQQELAASFDIQSIPTLMVVRDRTVIYAQPGALPEEALQDLIKQARDLDMDEVQKEIAKQQAEGDSAAEQ from the coding sequence GTGGCGACCATCGAGCTCACCAAGGACAACTTCAACGAGACGCTGACGGAGAACAACTTCGTCCTGATCGACTTCTGGGCGTCGTGGTGCGGGCCGTGCAAGCAGTTCGCGCCGGTCTATGAGAAGGCCTCCGAGGAGCACACCGACCTGGTCTTCGCCAAGGTCGACACCGAGGACCAGCAGGAGCTCGCGGCGAGTTTCGACATCCAGTCGATCCCAACGCTGATGGTGGTGCGGGACCGGACGGTGATCTACGCACAGCCCGGGGCACTGCCGGAGGAGGCGCTGCAGGACCTGATCAAGCAGGCCCGCGACCTCGACATGGACGAGGTCCAGAAGGAGATCGCGAAGCAGCAGGCCGAGGGGGACTCCGCCGCGGAGCAGTGA
- a CDS encoding response regulator transcription factor: MTHPSRAGAEDAPPRQAAARLGLRVLLAEPDPDVGSELLLRLAPRHIDVTVCTDGAEALFRAGLLRPDLVLVSANIELVRSERVIELIRRGLGVPIIAGIQPDTADEGVGMLRAGATACVLRPYQPDEVLTLIRSACYTATVEPSGDEMLRAGPIALDPARHQAWHADEPLTLPLREFELLHYLMHNAGRVISRDELCQQIWSNDRRLAANTITVHIRRLRQRLGDSMTHPHLIRTVRGVGYLLDVALTATSPTPADAPEPAADDPSAVPEPRGIGSARSPGTRRGHRRPAPP, from the coding sequence GTGACGCATCCCTCCCGGGCCGGTGCCGAGGACGCGCCGCCCCGGCAGGCTGCCGCCCGACTGGGACTGCGGGTTCTGCTGGCCGAGCCCGACCCCGATGTCGGCAGTGAACTGCTGCTGCGGCTCGCGCCGCGGCACATCGACGTCACGGTGTGCACCGACGGCGCCGAGGCGCTGTTCCGCGCCGGGCTGCTCCGCCCCGACCTGGTACTGGTCAGCGCCAACATCGAGCTCGTGCGCTCGGAGCGCGTTATCGAGCTGATCCGGCGCGGGCTCGGCGTCCCCATCATCGCCGGAATCCAACCCGACACGGCTGACGAAGGCGTGGGAATGCTGCGGGCCGGCGCCACCGCCTGCGTCCTGCGCCCCTACCAGCCCGACGAGGTGCTCACCCTGATCCGCTCGGCCTGCTACACCGCCACGGTCGAGCCCTCCGGCGACGAAATGCTGCGGGCCGGCCCGATCGCCCTGGACCCCGCACGGCACCAGGCGTGGCACGCCGACGAGCCGCTCACCCTCCCGCTGCGGGAGTTCGAGCTGCTCCACTACCTGATGCACAACGCGGGGCGGGTAATCAGCCGCGACGAGCTCTGCCAGCAGATCTGGAGCAACGACCGGCGGCTCGCCGCCAACACCATCACCGTGCACATCCGGCGATTACGCCAGCGGCTGGGCGACAGCATGACCCACCCCCACCTCATCCGGACGGTGCGCGGGGTCGGCTACCTGCTCGACGTCGCGCTCACCGCGACCAGCCCGACACCCGCCGACGCCCCGGAACCGGCCGCCGACGACCCGTCCGCGGTCCCCGAACCGCGCGGCATCGGTTCGGCACGGTCCCCCGGAACTCGCCGGGGCCACCGCCGCCCGGCCCCGCCATAG
- a CDS encoding GNAT family N-acetyltransferase encodes MSIVSIEPATPDRWEDLARLFGPTGAYGHCWCVYYRRRAKEFTASVSCAQPERGNENRETLRRLTLDGKVPGLLAYEGDEPCGWVSVAPRKEFVRLARSRSLRPVEPSEPGIWSIVCFWLPPRRRRRGMGTRLLDGAIEYARINGGRVLEAYPVDTAGGRAPSAEIYPGTVRIYEKSGFTCTPHPTSGRPIARLDLKSE; translated from the coding sequence ATGTCCATCGTCTCGATCGAGCCAGCGACTCCCGACCGGTGGGAGGACCTGGCGAGACTGTTCGGGCCGACGGGGGCGTACGGCCATTGCTGGTGCGTGTACTACCGGCGCCGCGCCAAGGAGTTCACGGCGAGCGTCTCGTGCGCTCAACCGGAACGGGGGAACGAGAACCGCGAGACCCTGCGGAGACTAACCCTGGACGGCAAGGTCCCCGGGCTGCTGGCCTACGAGGGGGACGAGCCCTGCGGCTGGGTCTCCGTCGCACCGCGCAAGGAGTTCGTCCGGCTCGCCCGGTCGCGCTCGCTGCGCCCAGTGGAGCCGTCCGAGCCGGGGATCTGGTCGATCGTGTGCTTCTGGCTGCCTCCGCGCCGCCGGCGTCGGGGGATGGGCACGCGGTTGCTCGACGGTGCGATCGAGTACGCCCGGATCAACGGGGGCCGGGTGCTGGAGGCGTACCCGGTCGACACAGCGGGCGGCCGGGCACCCAGCGCGGAGATCTACCCGGGCACCGTGCGGATCTACGAGAAATCGGGCTTCACCTGCACTCCCCACCCCACGAGCGGTCGCCCCATCGCTCGCCTGGACCTGAAGTCCGAGTAG
- a CDS encoding GNAT family N-acetyltransferase: MEMTVVDVPEQKRYEGRGQDGLVGYINYQLRGDQVVLTHTETDSRYQGQGAGSGLVRGALDDARARGATVVPLCPFVRSWIERHPDHADIVDQQSREEILG, translated from the coding sequence ATGGAGATGACGGTCGTCGACGTGCCGGAGCAGAAACGCTACGAGGGCCGCGGCCAGGACGGCCTCGTGGGCTACATCAACTACCAGCTCCGCGGGGATCAAGTTGTCCTCACCCACACCGAGACCGACAGCCGGTACCAGGGCCAGGGCGCCGGCAGTGGACTGGTGCGCGGGGCACTGGACGACGCCCGCGCCCGCGGGGCGACCGTGGTCCCGTTGTGCCCGTTCGTGCGGTCGTGGATCGAGCGGCACCCGGACCACGCCGACATCGTCGACCAGCAGTCGCGCGAGGAGATCCTGGGCTGA
- a CDS encoding DUF5996 family protein, with product MELFPPIPLQEWQDTKQTLHRFLQIVGKIRMSASPRRNHWWHVPFHLTGNGITTRPMGIVDGNPLFAIDFDLVSHLLVMRTIEGRSASFAIPGHSVSSFYRETLATLEGLGVHARIPHPRPFDLSDADRPFAEDTEHAAYDPAAVNRYWRVLSQVGMVLEEFAADFSGKTSPVHHFWHTFDIAMTRFGSRRLDQPRQAGPLIREAYSRDVISFGFWFGDATVPEPAFYAYAIPEPDGLTERPLAPAWAEWAPSGHGHLALLRYDRVRKEPDPRGVVLSFYESAYRAGAELLDWDAGAVACPNGVTDPLREGG from the coding sequence ATGGAGCTTTTCCCACCGATCCCGCTGCAGGAGTGGCAGGACACCAAGCAGACCCTGCACCGGTTCCTGCAGATCGTCGGAAAGATCCGGATGTCCGCCAGCCCGCGCCGGAACCACTGGTGGCACGTTCCCTTCCACCTCACCGGCAATGGGATCACCACCCGCCCCATGGGGATCGTCGACGGCAACCCGCTCTTCGCCATCGACTTCGACCTCGTGTCCCATCTCCTGGTGATGCGCACGATCGAGGGGCGTTCCGCCTCGTTCGCGATTCCCGGGCACAGCGTCTCGTCGTTCTACCGTGAGACGCTGGCGACCCTGGAGGGACTGGGTGTCCATGCCCGTATCCCGCACCCCCGGCCGTTCGACCTGTCTGACGCGGACCGGCCGTTCGCGGAGGACACCGAGCACGCGGCCTACGACCCGGCCGCGGTGAACCGCTACTGGCGGGTCCTCAGCCAGGTCGGCATGGTGCTGGAGGAGTTCGCGGCCGATTTCTCCGGCAAGACCAGCCCGGTGCACCACTTCTGGCACACCTTCGACATCGCGATGACCCGGTTCGGTAGCCGGCGGTTGGACCAGCCCCGCCAAGCGGGTCCGCTCATCCGCGAGGCGTACTCGCGCGACGTGATCAGCTTCGGTTTCTGGTTCGGCGACGCCACTGTCCCCGAACCCGCGTTCTACGCCTACGCGATACCCGAGCCCGATGGGCTCACCGAACGCCCACTCGCGCCAGCGTGGGCGGAGTGGGCCCCGAGCGGCCATGGGCACCTCGCCCTGTTGCGCTACGACCGGGTGCGCAAGGAACCTGATCCGAGAGGCGTGGTGCTGTCGTTCTACGAGAGTGCCTACCGTGCCGGTGCGGAACTGCTCGACTGGGACGCCGGCGCGGTGGCCTGTCCCAACGGAGTGACCGACCCGCTGCGAGAGGGTGGATAA
- a CDS encoding rRNA methyltransferase — MAYRYATERADHTDLASGHVLRSAPGHPGFPARLASELFQRALAHLDAGPVGLWDPCCGSGHLLAVLGMLHRGRLVHVHASDVDSEAVRIAARNLDLLTAQGMAERERELRAQAVEFGRPSFADRAGAAQRLAARLRAHGGDLPHSACEGDAFAPSPPQRRVDLVLTDVPYGDLAHWAGASPAEDEVPELLRALSAVLAERTVLAVTARTRRIGLPRGTRALERVRVGNRAAVLVRAGDIR, encoded by the coding sequence ATGGCCTACCGCTACGCCACCGAACGCGCCGACCACACGGATCTGGCCAGCGGCCACGTGCTTCGCTCGGCACCCGGCCACCCGGGTTTTCCCGCGCGGCTCGCGAGCGAGCTGTTCCAGCGCGCGCTCGCTCACCTCGACGCCGGCCCGGTCGGCTTGTGGGATCCGTGCTGCGGCAGTGGCCATCTGCTGGCCGTGCTGGGGATGCTGCACCGCGGCCGCCTGGTGCACGTACACGCGTCCGATGTGGACAGCGAGGCCGTCCGGATCGCCGCCCGCAACCTCGACCTGCTGACCGCGCAGGGGATGGCGGAGCGCGAACGCGAGCTGCGGGCCCAAGCCGTCGAGTTCGGCAGGCCCTCGTTCGCTGACCGTGCCGGCGCCGCGCAGCGGCTGGCCGCGAGGCTGCGCGCGCACGGCGGCGACCTGCCGCACAGCGCGTGCGAGGGGGACGCGTTCGCTCCGTCGCCGCCACAACGCCGGGTTGACCTCGTGCTGACCGATGTCCCCTATGGCGATCTTGCCCACTGGGCCGGTGCGAGCCCCGCCGAAGACGAGGTGCCGGAGTTGCTGCGCGCGCTTTCGGCTGTGCTCGCGGAGCGGACCGTCCTCGCGGTGACGGCCCGCACCCGCAGGATCGGCCTTCCCCGCGGCACTCGCGCGCTTGAGCGGGTGCGCGTCGGCAACCGAGCGGCCGTCCTGGTGCGCGCCGGCGATATCCGGTAG
- a CDS encoding TetR/AcrR family transcriptional regulator: MPSFTSAERDAISARLREAGARLFAAQGARKTTLEDLTGPAGISKASFYSFYSSKESLYIDLLLEQADGIAERIIRAATEPDDLQAGIAALLREIVAVLETNPLYRRFLSHPDEVRAIHDRIGPAELERANRALSDPLLAFIEEAQRTGELVPADPTAVLGVLRSAVLVTLHREEFAPDVYQQTLDLTIDTVAAGITCAAHPAWRTG, translated from the coding sequence GTGCCCTCGTTCACCTCGGCTGAGCGCGACGCCATCTCCGCCCGGCTGCGCGAGGCCGGTGCCCGGCTCTTCGCGGCCCAGGGAGCGCGCAAGACCACGCTGGAAGACCTCACCGGCCCGGCGGGCATCTCCAAGGCCAGCTTCTACTCCTTCTACAGCAGCAAGGAGTCCCTCTACATCGACCTGCTACTGGAGCAGGCCGACGGTATCGCGGAACGGATCATCCGTGCGGCGACGGAGCCCGATGACCTCCAGGCCGGTATCGCCGCGCTACTCCGGGAGATCGTGGCCGTGCTGGAGACCAACCCCCTGTACCGGCGCTTTCTCAGCCATCCCGACGAGGTACGCGCGATCCACGACCGGATCGGTCCCGCGGAGCTGGAACGGGCCAACCGGGCACTGTCCGACCCGTTGCTCGCGTTCATCGAGGAGGCCCAGCGGACCGGTGAGCTGGTGCCGGCCGACCCGACGGCGGTCCTGGGCGTGCTGCGGTCGGCCGTCCTTGTCACGCTGCACCGCGAGGAGTTCGCCCCGGACGTGTACCAGCAGACGCTCGATCTGACGATCGACACCGTCGCGGCCGGTATCACCTGCGCAGCGCATCCGGCGTGGCGTACCGGGTGA
- a CDS encoding cytochrome P450 family protein: protein MHVDLVSALTSADRDAALAHLRAGPAVKTTNFFDGTEIHLVTGYEEILTVLTDPRFSHDPDKQTKFQMGSAVGLPEDLQPYVLAALGAQDPPRHTHLRRAVSKEFTFRRVERLKPRIQQITDELLDHLPREADLVQTLAYPLPVRVICELLGVPAADYDRWHQWSEAIGGTDPEAMASGWRSLVDYILDLIGQKRRDPGNDLVSALVGNGDLTEEEITSLSVSILLAGHETTVTLISGGALLLLTHPDKKEPLLREPERIPNAVEEFLRYSGAADVGVFRYTLEPVEIGGVTIPADEPVMPLYHAGNRDPRRFPEAAELHLDRGESGHLGFGHGMHYCLGAALARAELQIVFTSLLSRFPDMALLHPDTPPAWQPGLARSLAELPVRMY from the coding sequence ATGCACGTCGACCTGGTCTCGGCTCTCACGTCAGCCGACCGCGATGCGGCCCTCGCTCACCTGCGCGCAGGACCCGCGGTCAAGACCACGAACTTCTTCGACGGCACGGAGATCCACCTCGTCACCGGATACGAGGAGATCCTCACCGTGCTCACCGACCCCCGCTTCAGCCACGACCCCGACAAGCAGACCAAGTTCCAAATGGGGAGCGCGGTCGGCCTGCCCGAGGACCTCCAGCCCTACGTCCTGGCCGCCCTGGGTGCCCAGGACCCGCCGAGGCACACTCACCTGCGGCGCGCGGTGTCCAAGGAGTTCACCTTCCGCCGGGTAGAACGGCTCAAACCGCGCATCCAGCAGATCACCGACGAGCTGCTGGACCACCTCCCCCGGGAGGCGGACCTGGTGCAGACCCTGGCCTACCCACTGCCGGTCCGGGTGATCTGCGAGCTGCTCGGTGTGCCCGCCGCCGACTACGACCGCTGGCACCAGTGGTCGGAGGCGATAGGTGGGACGGACCCGGAGGCCATGGCGAGCGGCTGGCGCTCGCTGGTCGACTACATCCTCGACCTGATCGGGCAAAAGCGCCGCGACCCCGGTAACGACCTCGTCTCCGCGCTGGTCGGCAACGGTGACCTCACCGAGGAGGAGATCACCTCGCTGTCCGTGAGCATCCTGCTCGCCGGGCACGAGACGACGGTGACCCTGATCTCCGGCGGTGCGCTGCTGCTGTTGACCCACCCGGACAAGAAGGAACCGCTGCTGCGCGAACCGGAACGCATCCCCAACGCCGTGGAGGAGTTCCTGCGGTACAGCGGTGCCGCGGACGTCGGCGTGTTCCGCTACACCCTGGAGCCCGTGGAGATCGGCGGCGTGACGATTCCCGCCGACGAGCCGGTGATGCCGCTCTACCACGCCGGCAATCGCGATCCCCGCAGGTTCCCCGAGGCGGCCGAGCTTCACCTGGACCGGGGCGAGTCCGGCCATCTCGGTTTCGGCCACGGCATGCACTACTGCCTGGGGGCGGCCCTCGCACGTGCCGAGCTGCAGATCGTCTTCACCTCGCTGCTGAGCCGCTTCCCGGACATGGCCCTACTCCACCCCGACACCCCGCCGGCCTGGCAGCCCGGACTGGCGCGCAGCCTCGCCGAGCTTCCCGTGCGCATGTACTGA
- a CDS encoding dienelactone hydrolase family protein, producing the protein MTAITGERRTVGELGAYVARPTDSEPTGGMLLLPMITGIGAQLRAYADAIAATGVLALSWDPWHGHSIEDRGREELFELMGQLTDSGVREEQEQLLDHMFGELGLERVGVIGWCMGGRFALLLAARDHRLANCVAYHPTIPAEPAPNHTEDPVALAAEITAPVSVVYPGADDLVPRSVFTALRETLESRPDAATNVSLYPHAEHGFMDAARRDKDNNREPTRQSWAQTLAFIGTTAGEQATQPV; encoded by the coding sequence ATGACAGCGATCACTGGCGAGCGCAGGACGGTCGGAGAGCTTGGCGCCTACGTCGCCCGCCCCACCGACTCCGAACCTACGGGTGGGATGCTGCTGCTCCCAATGATCACCGGCATCGGAGCGCAGCTTCGCGCCTATGCCGACGCCATAGCCGCCACAGGCGTCCTGGCACTGTCGTGGGACCCCTGGCACGGCCACAGCATCGAGGACCGCGGTCGCGAAGAGCTGTTCGAGCTCATGGGGCAGCTCACCGACAGCGGCGTCCGCGAGGAGCAGGAGCAGCTCCTCGACCACATGTTCGGCGAGCTGGGCCTGGAAAGGGTGGGCGTCATCGGCTGGTGCATGGGCGGCCGGTTCGCCCTGTTGCTCGCCGCCCGCGACCACCGGCTCGCCAACTGCGTGGCTTACCACCCGACGATCCCGGCCGAACCCGCCCCCAACCACACCGAGGACCCCGTAGCGCTGGCGGCGGAGATCACCGCACCGGTGTCGGTGGTCTACCCGGGCGCCGACGACCTCGTGCCGCGCTCCGTCTTCACCGCGCTGCGGGAGACCCTGGAGTCGCGTCCCGACGCCGCCACCAACGTCTCGCTCTACCCGCACGCCGAGCACGGTTTCATGGACGCCGCGCGACGGGACAAGGACAACAACCGCGAGCCAACCCGCCAGTCCTGGGCCCAGACGCTCGCCTTCATCGGCACCACCGCGGGCGAGCAGGCAACCCAGCCGGTGTAA